The following proteins are encoded in a genomic region of Zea mays cultivar B73 chromosome 9, Zm-B73-REFERENCE-NAM-5.0, whole genome shotgun sequence:
- the LOC103640333 gene encoding ribonuclease J, giving the protein MLLLCSMEIFRPQKEHGLTQTGLKGKFKITTRCLWLDNGRLLDALYKAAHAALSSCPVNYPLSHMERMVAEILRKMVRKYSEKRPDVIAVAMENTTTSFSKHLDAKSSRNFEPSSATSHLSRSPAMSLEGSYKTHPDNPEVDAEETLPEATRTTPDDATTSSNGEAFFSSDLHQPKTLEHLWESFKSPIAVKIARIVNGGKKQNLGKIGIMGKDSSIQSTPAPAKSSKKNKWKPEEIKSLIQMHGEMNERFQSVKGRMVLWEEISDNMLKQGISRTPAQCKSLWTSLVQKYEVRDKFCFF; this is encoded by the exons ATGTTACTCCTTTGCAGCATGGAGATCTTCCGACCTCAGAAGGAACATGGTTTAACGCAGACTGGTTTGAAAGGAAAATTTAAGATTACTACAAGATGTCTATGGCTTGATAATGGAAGATTGTTGGACGCACTCTACAAAGCAGCTCATGCTGCATTGTCAAGCTGTCCTGTGAATTATCCACTTAGTCACATGGAGAGGATGGTAGCTGAAATCTTGAGGAAAATGGTACGGAAGTATAGTGAGAAGAGGCCTGATGTCATTGCGGTTGCTATGGAGAACACCACAACAAGTTTCTCAAAACACCTCGATGCTAAATCATCTAGAAATTTTGAACCTTCCTCAGCTACTAGCCATCTGAGCAGGAGTCCAGCTATGAGTCTTGAAGGCAGTTATAAAACACACCCAGACAACCCAGAGGTGGATGCTGAAG AAACCCTTCCTGAGGCCACGAGAACAACACCGGATGATGCAACCACAAGTTCCAATGGTGAAGCATTCTTCTCTTCAGATTTACATCAGCCTAAAACATTGGAGCACTTATGGGAGTCATTCAAATCTCCTATAGCTGTTAAAATTGCACGGATTGTCAATGGGGGGAAGAAGCAAAATCTCGGCAAGATTGGCATAATGGGTAAGGACTCATCAATCCAGTCAACTCCCGCTCCAGCTAAATCTTCAAAAAAGAACAAGTGGAAACCTGAGGAAATCAAGAGCTTAATACAGATGCATGGCGAGATGAATGAGAGATTTCAGAGCGTGAAAGGAAGAATGGTCCTGTGGGAGGAGATTTCCGACAACATGTTGAAGCAAGGAATAAGTCGTACTCCGGCACAGTGCAAATCGCTTTGGACATCGTTAGTTCAGAAATACGAGGTTAGGGATAAATTCTGTTTCTTCTGA